GTGCTTAAAACCCATGTTTTTCAATAACTTCTGTAACCCTTGGAATTAGATGATCCCACTCGGTATCAAATTGCTTGTTCACGGTAATAAAGTTTTGATAGCCGAAAACATTGTCTACACCTTCTACTTTCATCAGATCATTTAAAATTGCGTATTCGCTCGTATCACCAGGCATTACGGATATACTGTTCGTACCTTCGAAAATTATTTTATCCGTTGTAAATTTCATAGCATTCGGATTTGGGGTGGCTTCAGCTCGAATTCCCATACGTCATCCCTCCTACATCATCATACTTAATTTCAATATTAGCAGATATAAGTAGGATTAAAAAGTATTTTGTCGTTTCGTATACTTAATTGAAAAAAGATAAAATAGGTTATGGTGCTCTTTGTGAAGATAACGAAGCAATAGAGATAAAGGTTTCATCTTGTCAGGGCGGGGCAGAAGGGGTAATTTTCTTAAAAAGTAATTGGTTTAAATTTACAGAAAGCCCCTATCAACGGATAGGGGCTTTCTATTGTCTTTAAAAACCAGATACAGCATGATGGATGCAGAGGTTACTGTATTTGATTTTGTTGCCTTAATTGATTCTCCAATTGCTGTAATTGCTGCTTTTCTTCAGGAGTCGCGTCCTGATAAGCAGCTTGGATCGCATTTTGTGCTGCCTGCTTGTCTTGGGCATTAGAAGCACTATTTTGCTGATTCATAAAATTCATTACAGCGTTTCTTGCTTGTTGAAACAAATTGTTATTGTTATTATTGTTTTCCAACCTAGAACCCTCCTACTGTATGGTTAGCGGCATCTTCTTGCTTTCTTTGTGCCTCAGAGAATCTGCTTCGGTATGGGAAGCGTTCATCATGCTTTTTTACAGCATCTACACTTTGTTGGGTAAAACGCTTTGATTTGCTTGCTTTACTCACGATGTTTCCTCCTTCGTGCATAGGGATATGCACATTATCTCGAAAAATCATGATCCAAGACATAGCTTTGTCTAGCGTTCATAGATGGCCATCAAAAGGGTACAGCTACACTCGGGAAGTAAAAAGGTGAGCACATTCATTGCGCTCACCATTAGTATGGTCTTATTCGAAGTATGTTATAGATGGGAATAACTGGATATTAATGCGCGATTTCATCAAGCTTTAAATAGGTTTGAAGGAAATTCGCAATCCCATCTGCTTCATTGGAATCTGTAACATATTTACTCACTGCCTTTAGTTCATCAATAGCATTGTCCATCGCAACACCAACTCCAGCATAGTCGATCATCTCAAGATCATTGTCTTCATCTCCAAAAGCAATGATTCGCTCTTGTGGAATGTGAAAATAATGGGCAATTTTCTGTAAACCTACTGCTTTATTCATTCCCTTTCGGACAATTTCAATGATATTCCAAGGAGCACCCCATTTTCGGTGTTCAATGAGATCAGCATGGAAATCATCGAGATGTTGTCGTAAAGTAGAAATATGTTCATCATCTGGGTGGATCAGAATGGAAGTAGGGTCTTCCGTTAATTTATTTCTAAGGCTCCCTATTGTGAAAGGAGGGTCATTTGCCGTCATATGAAATATATCGATAATCGCTTGGTCATATTGATCTAAATACACTTCATCCATAACCTCAGCTAATATATTGCGAACATTAAGGTCATAACAGGCTCCAATAATTTTATGAGCTGTTCGGATCGGCATCGGGCTATGTAATGCGTCCCATTTTTTATCTCTTGGGTGGTGAATTAAAGCACCATTAAAGTTGACCATTGGAGTAGTCAAACCTAAATTTTCATAATATCCAATACTGGCGCGATGTGGTCTCCCAGTAGCAATTACAACAATATGTCCTTCTGCCATTGCTTTTAAAACAACTTGTTTCGTTTTGGGGCTGATTTCTTTTTTATCCGTTAACAGTGTCCCATCAAGATCTAAAGCTATTAAATGTCTGTTTGTTTGCATATTTTCAATCACCTCATCTGTTCATAGTTTATAGTTGATACGTCTGGATGTAAAGCAAAACTTGTTCTAACATCTTAATGGGTAATAACAAGCTTGGTTATAGGAATGGATTTTGTTATGTATTTTAGATGGGAAATTGCTTATCAAGCTGATTTATGAGCGTAGAAGTTTTACCAACGTAGGACATTTAAACCTTAAAATAAAAAATCGCTAGATGTAACTGCAGCATAGCTTAAAAAGTTGATAGCTATTCTATTGGATAGTAGAATGAAAAGCATACAATACGTACATAAGGGGACTGTAGCATGATAGGAGTTTATGAAGCAGAAATCAAGACCATTCCAAGCTTAATCGTAGTTGATACAAAAAAAGAAGGAATTGCTTTACCCGTAATTAC
This genomic interval from Virgibacillus pantothenticus contains the following:
- a CDS encoding Cof-type HAD-IIB family hydrolase; the encoded protein is MQTNRHLIALDLDGTLLTDKKEISPKTKQVVLKAMAEGHIVVIATGRPHRASIGYYENLGLTTPMVNFNGALIHHPRDKKWDALHSPMPIRTAHKIIGACYDLNVRNILAEVMDEVYLDQYDQAIIDIFHMTANDPPFTIGSLRNKLTEDPTSILIHPDDEHISTLRQHLDDFHADLIEHRKWGAPWNIIEIVRKGMNKAVGLQKIAHYFHIPQERIIAFGDEDNDLEMIDYAGVGVAMDNAIDELKAVSKYVTDSNEADGIANFLQTYLKLDEIAH
- a CDS encoding NifU N-terminal domain-containing protein; protein product: MGIRAEATPNPNAMKFTTDKIIFEGTNSISVMPGDTSEYAILNDLMKVEGVDNVFGYQNFITVNKQFDTEWDHLIPRVTEVIEKHGF
- a CDS encoding DUF3813 family protein; the protein is MENNNNNNNLFQQARNAVMNFMNQQNSASNAQDKQAAQNAIQAAYQDATPEEKQQLQQLENQLRQQNQIQ